A DNA window from Chitinispirillales bacterium ANBcel5 contains the following coding sequences:
- a CDS encoding ferritin family protein, producing MAEFVNPFSGVVPGKKISERELSRAIRLSLAAEEEAIHLYEALADATDNKLAKAVLQDVANEERVHAGEFQKLLELLLPDEKKLMQEGAEEVEEMLEEGAAQQKEIKTVGNLKD from the coding sequence ATGGCTGAGTTTGTAAACCCGTTCTCTGGTGTGGTTCCAGGGAAAAAAATTTCAGAAAGAGAATTAAGCAGGGCTATACGCTTATCGCTTGCTGCTGAAGAAGAGGCCATTCATCTGTATGAGGCTTTGGCAGATGCAACCGATAACAAGCTTGCCAAGGCTGTTTTGCAGGATGTGGCAAATGAAGAACGGGTCCATGCCGGGGAGTTTCAGAAACTGCTTGAGCTGTTATTGCCAGATGAGAAAAAATTAATGCAAGAAGGTGCCGAAGAAGTTGAAGAAATGCTTGAAGAAGGTGCTGCACAGCAAAAGGAAATTAAAACTGTTGGAAATTTAAAAGATTAG
- a CDS encoding DUF302 domain-containing protein yields MISYGISKNYSLPIQTVLKQLPKELTKKGFSVLSTYDIEETFNEHLGVSFKPYYIISAAILPLAYKALLKEEHFGVVLPCNVAVFKKSDQTVVTGINPNTFMHVINNENLNEGALVVERKLREVLIALEKRENKLKREKNSYKATKQLDKVVA; encoded by the coding sequence ATGATCAGCTATGGAATAAGCAAAAACTACTCTCTACCAATCCAAACAGTTCTCAAACAACTTCCAAAAGAGCTTACTAAAAAAGGGTTTAGTGTACTCTCAACCTATGACATTGAAGAAACATTTAACGAACATCTTGGGGTCAGCTTTAAACCTTATTATATAATCAGTGCAGCTATTCTCCCGCTTGCTTATAAGGCGCTATTGAAAGAAGAGCATTTTGGGGTAGTCCTTCCCTGCAACGTTGCAGTATTTAAGAAGTCAGATCAAACAGTAGTGACAGGAATTAATCCAAACACCTTCATGCACGTTATCAATAACGAAAATTTAAACGAAGGGGCCCTTGTGGTGGAAAGAAAGCTTCGTGAGGTGCTGATTGCACTGGAGAAACGTGAAAACAAGTTAAAGAGGGAAAAAAACAGCTACAAAGCTACTAAACAACTGGATAAAGTTGTAGCCTAA
- the trpD gene encoding anthranilate phosphoribosyltransferase, giving the protein MTINDAIKTIVSGKNLSLKEARDTFTTIMNGEATSAQIAAFIMGLRMKGESVEEITAAAETMRDKATKVIPQSCEHLVDTCGTGGDSSNTFNISTATALVAAGAGARVAKHGNRSVSSKSGSADVLEALGVDITITPQQMKECIERVGIGFLFAPTLHKAMKFAAAPRKEIGIRTVFNVLGPLTNPAFTKQQLLGVFSAHLTETMATVLNNTGATRAFVVHGLDSLDEVSISAGTRVSEVKDGKVKTYTVEPEDFGLKKSPAKQIEGAEAKQNAAIITTILNGEKGAPRDIVVLNAGFALCAAGMCEEPREGVELAQRSIDCGSALNKLDELVSLTNSFKTVAQP; this is encoded by the coding sequence ATGACAATCAATGATGCCATAAAAACAATTGTATCTGGAAAAAACCTCAGCCTTAAAGAAGCCAGAGACACATTCACTACTATTATGAACGGAGAGGCGACCAGCGCTCAAATCGCCGCATTCATTATGGGGCTGCGAATGAAAGGGGAATCGGTTGAAGAGATCACCGCTGCAGCTGAAACTATGCGGGATAAAGCAACCAAGGTGATTCCTCAGAGTTGTGAACATCTGGTCGATACGTGTGGAACCGGAGGAGACAGCTCAAATACTTTTAACATCTCTACAGCTACGGCACTAGTTGCAGCAGGGGCAGGTGCCAGGGTAGCCAAACACGGCAACCGCTCAGTATCAAGTAAAAGTGGGAGTGCTGATGTACTTGAAGCACTCGGTGTGGATATCACTATTACTCCCCAGCAAATGAAAGAGTGCATTGAAAGGGTGGGAATAGGTTTTCTGTTTGCTCCAACACTCCATAAGGCGATGAAGTTTGCTGCAGCGCCCAGAAAAGAGATAGGAATACGAACGGTATTTAATGTTCTGGGCCCTCTTACAAATCCCGCTTTCACAAAACAACAACTCCTTGGAGTCTTCTCAGCCCACCTTACCGAGACTATGGCTACAGTGTTGAACAACACCGGTGCTACCAGAGCATTCGTTGTACATGGCCTCGATTCACTGGATGAAGTCTCTATATCTGCAGGCACCCGTGTATCGGAGGTAAAGGATGGGAAAGTAAAAACGTATACGGTTGAGCCAGAAGACTTTGGCCTAAAAAAATCACCCGCCAAACAGATTGAAGGTGCTGAAGCGAAGCAAAATGCAGCAATAATTACTACTATTTTAAACGGGGAAAAGGGTGCGCCCAGAGATATAGTAGTTCTTAATGCTGGGTTTGCATTGTGTGCAGCCGGAATGTGTGAAGAGCCAAGGGAGGGAGTAGAGCTTGCTCAGAGATCTATCGATTGCGGTTCTGCCCTTAACAAACTTGATGAGCTTGTTTCCCTTACCAACAGTTTCAAAACGGTTGCCCAGCCTTAG
- a CDS encoding family 1 encapsulin nanocompartment shell protein: MSEFLNRDDAPFEESVWDLIDSTVKSVATQQLSARKLLHIEGPYGLGVKSISMHDQHIEGNGESGPQLISAQSIPLVLISSSFSLDGRDLDLYTKSKIVFDMKDLVSSVLTCAKMEDKLLYYGSEPMKTHGLTNSPGTKKTKLREWSGVGDATESVIEAINELDKAGFHGPYSLALEPTLYNSLFRRYPQEEVLEFEHLKSLVGGSIIKASALNSGGVLVASGEQFATIALGQDLMAGFEGPEGMEYVFFVSESIALRVNVPESVCVMQV, translated from the coding sequence ATGAGCGAATTTCTAAATAGAGATGATGCACCTTTTGAAGAAAGTGTATGGGATTTAATCGATAGTACTGTAAAATCAGTCGCAACACAGCAATTAAGCGCACGAAAGTTGTTACATATTGAAGGACCATATGGCTTGGGTGTAAAAAGTATTTCAATGCATGATCAGCACATAGAGGGTAACGGAGAGAGCGGTCCCCAACTTATAAGCGCTCAGTCAATACCGCTTGTTCTAATCTCAAGCTCATTCTCTTTGGATGGACGCGATCTGGATCTTTACACCAAGTCAAAAATAGTGTTTGATATGAAAGACCTTGTTTCAAGTGTTCTTACCTGTGCAAAAATGGAGGATAAACTTCTCTATTATGGCTCAGAGCCAATGAAAACACATGGTCTTACCAATTCCCCAGGGACAAAAAAGACAAAGCTTAGAGAGTGGAGTGGTGTTGGTGATGCAACAGAATCGGTAATTGAAGCCATAAATGAATTAGACAAAGCTGGCTTTCATGGACCATACAGTTTAGCTCTTGAACCTACACTCTATAACAGCCTCTTTAGGCGTTATCCACAGGAAGAGGTGCTTGAATTTGAGCACCTAAAATCCCTTGTTGGTGGTTCAATAATAAAAGCTTCTGCACTAAACTCCGGTGGGGTGTTGGTTGCATCGGGTGAGCAGTTTGCCACTATTGCCCTTGGACAGGATTTAATGGCCGGATTTGAAGGCCCTGAGGGGATGGAGTATGTGTTCTTTGTTTCCGAAAGCATTGCACTGAGGGTAAATGTTCCCGAGTCGGTGTGTGTTATGCAGGTATAG
- a CDS encoding DUF5011 domain-containing protein, giving the protein MLCFKNKTVWGLFSRKTCKTFCLLAAVSLFFYNCDSSVSPDDPGEDEQIIDNGDGGDNGDTGDNGDSGDTGDNGDNGNNGDNGDNGNNGDTGDNGDSGDQAPSDGLRIEMVGESTITVEQYSDFRDPGATAYNDRGFDIGHLVETDDQVNTSVPGEYKVIYTVSSGGETVVAERTVIVVEQEPEEETLLDQFSVPVPDPLPSIDNMYQEFEVVGTGGPDLSVLTAFTVEYNAQTNTLEEFSYNSEGTQFFYNDIRSQVTYDFGSPEPSFTLINSGIVHFSGDYYIKKDGDALIFVRQDAQYAIIMR; this is encoded by the coding sequence ATGCTTTGTTTTAAAAACAAAACAGTGTGGGGTTTATTTTCCCGGAAAACTTGTAAAACTTTTTGTCTTCTGGCTGCGGTTTCACTTTTTTTCTATAACTGCGATTCTTCAGTATCACCGGATGATCCCGGAGAGGATGAACAAATCATCGACAATGGAGATGGTGGTGATAACGGAGACACCGGGGACAATGGAGATTCTGGAGACACCGGGGATAATGGAGATAATGGGAATAATGGCGATAATGGCGATAATGGGAATAATGGCGATACAGGTGACAACGGCGATAGTGGTGACCAAGCCCCTTCTGATGGCTTAAGGATTGAAATGGTTGGTGAAAGTACTATTACTGTAGAACAGTACTCAGATTTTAGGGATCCGGGGGCAACTGCATACAATGATCGAGGCTTCGATATTGGCCATCTGGTAGAGACTGATGATCAGGTTAATACTAGTGTGCCGGGAGAATATAAGGTGATTTACACAGTCTCCTCTGGGGGAGAAACTGTTGTAGCGGAGCGAACGGTAATAGTTGTTGAACAAGAGCCTGAAGAAGAAACACTTTTGGACCAGTTCTCTGTTCCTGTGCCAGATCCATTGCCAAGTATAGATAACATGTATCAGGAATTTGAAGTTGTTGGTACCGGTGGCCCTGACTTGAGTGTTCTTACGGCTTTTACAGTTGAATATAATGCTCAGACCAACACTCTTGAGGAATTCTCATATAATTCTGAAGGTACTCAGTTTTTCTATAATGATATTAGGTCACAAGTTACTTACGATTTTGGATCACCGGAGCCATCTTTTACCCTAATTAACTCAGGCATAGTTCATTTTAGCGGCGACTATTATATAAAGAAGGATGGTGATGCGTTGATTTTTGTCCGCCAGGATGCCCAGTATGCTATCATTATGAGGTAA
- a CDS encoding phosphoglycerate dehydrogenase, translating to MYKIQTLNKISYKGLEQFPRDDYEIASEIVNPDAVVLRSFNMHDMDIPASVKAIARAGAGVNNIPVDKCTENGQVVFNTPGANANGVKELVLTGIFMSSRKLVPGVLWAKGLIGEGDKVPKLVEKGKSNFAGPEIRGKRLGVIGLGAIGVMVANDAIALGMEVTGYDPFISVEAAWGLSSSVKRARGLESLLAESDYITIHVPLNEKTKGMINKERFAIMKKGVRLLNFSRGGLVNNNDLIEALEENTVSTYVTDFPDEQLLKQENVIPFPHLGASTPESEDNCAVMAANQVRDYLEYGNIKNSVNFPECQMDYSGTARLIIANKNIPNMVGQITSLLATEKINIADMINKHKGELAYNIIDIDGKVGGDITGKIEAIDGVIMARLLDPR from the coding sequence ATGTACAAAATTCAGACGTTAAATAAGATTAGTTACAAGGGACTCGAACAGTTTCCACGAGATGATTATGAGATCGCTTCAGAGATAGTCAACCCTGATGCAGTAGTGCTGAGAAGCTTTAATATGCATGATATGGATATTCCCGCATCGGTGAAGGCTATCGCCAGGGCAGGGGCAGGAGTTAATAACATCCCTGTTGATAAATGCACCGAAAATGGACAGGTGGTTTTTAATACTCCCGGGGCAAATGCAAACGGTGTTAAAGAACTGGTACTTACAGGTATTTTCATGTCCTCAAGGAAACTTGTACCCGGTGTACTTTGGGCTAAAGGGCTTATTGGTGAAGGAGATAAGGTACCAAAACTCGTTGAGAAAGGTAAATCAAATTTTGCGGGCCCGGAGATTAGAGGTAAAAGACTTGGTGTTATTGGTCTGGGTGCAATAGGGGTAATGGTGGCAAATGATGCTATAGCTTTAGGTATGGAAGTTACAGGCTACGATCCCTTTATTTCTGTTGAGGCGGCCTGGGGGCTTTCAAGCAGTGTTAAGAGAGCAAGGGGACTGGAGAGCCTCCTTGCAGAATCAGACTACATTACAATACATGTTCCTCTTAATGAAAAAACCAAAGGGATGATTAATAAAGAACGCTTTGCAATAATGAAAAAAGGCGTACGGCTGCTTAACTTTTCTCGTGGTGGACTGGTTAACAATAACGACCTGATTGAGGCTCTTGAAGAGAATACCGTATCCACCTATGTCACCGATTTCCCCGACGAGCAGCTTCTTAAACAGGAAAATGTCATCCCTTTTCCTCATCTGGGTGCATCAACTCCGGAATCTGAAGACAACTGTGCAGTAATGGCAGCAAATCAGGTCCGTGATTATCTTGAATACGGTAATATCAAAAACTCTGTTAATTTTCCTGAATGTCAGATGGATTACTCAGGTACTGCAAGACTAATCATTGCCAACAAAAATATCCCTAACATGGTGGGGCAGATTACATCACTGCTTGCTACTGAAAAAATTAATATCGCTGATATGATCAACAAGCATAAAGGAGAACTTGCTTACAACATCATAGATATTGATGGTAAAGTTGGCGGGGATATAACTGGAAAAATTGAGGCAATAGACGGGGTGATAATGGCCCGTCTTTTAGATCCGCGATGA
- the yihA gene encoding ribosome biogenesis GTP-binding protein YihA/YsxC encodes MMNDKTHGKVKLYKAQFVTSAAHFSDLPPLTEDEYAVFGRSNVGKSSFINHVFSSGVIARTSQKPGKTTLANLYKVSDGSAWVDLPGYGYARASIREMERWSRLIGEYCSGRENLAGIIWLLDIRHPGIAADKEAASWLYELKLPVFPVLTKSDKLSRNNQLKNAAQFKKIFNFKTDTLLYTVTDHSSRERFWQMFELWRQENSSQRNRG; translated from the coding sequence ATGATGAATGATAAAACCCATGGTAAGGTCAAACTTTATAAAGCTCAATTTGTTACATCAGCAGCGCATTTCTCAGATTTACCCCCCCTTACTGAGGATGAATATGCTGTGTTTGGGCGTTCAAATGTTGGTAAATCATCCTTTATTAATCATGTATTTTCATCGGGGGTAATAGCGCGAACATCACAGAAACCAGGGAAAACAACGCTTGCAAATTTGTATAAGGTCAGTGATGGCAGTGCATGGGTCGATCTTCCCGGGTACGGATACGCCCGGGCCTCAATCAGGGAGATGGAACGATGGAGCAGATTAATTGGTGAATATTGTTCCGGAAGAGAGAACTTGGCTGGGATTATATGGTTACTGGATATAAGGCATCCGGGCATCGCTGCTGATAAGGAGGCTGCAAGCTGGCTGTATGAACTTAAGTTGCCGGTTTTCCCTGTTCTTACCAAAAGTGATAAACTGTCCAGAAATAATCAGCTTAAAAATGCTGCTCAATTTAAAAAAATATTTAATTTTAAAACTGATACCCTGCTTTACACGGTAACGGATCATTCTTCACGTGAGAGGTTCTGGCAAATGTTTGAGTTGTGGCGTCAGGAAAACTCAAGTCAAAGGAACCGGGGTTAA
- a CDS encoding serine/threonine-protein kinase, with protein sequence MNSKKTRQIGSGVIISTVSEGSDSIVYQTLLPEGQLRAVKLFRTKSSPFRVDKKLLESIHHPLVVPVLGSGFYNGLPFLEQQWVSEPTLAELLSTRGAFPLEVCTSVGIMVCKALKALHQLNCPQDDAISFIHGNLRPSNVFLTKDGTIQVTDIGLSTPLAGKEKIEENDNFVKYCSPEKLKGKDSGVKEDIYSLGCILYELITGQAAFSQKKRKRLHRAKRKNRYRRLKRYKLKLPPQLIRLVESCMSKKAKKRPPSIANILEELSGIHLKFTCNLPEDVIDYFVNATEGRIEIGVKRGRVFKVLLTIGISVLLAYYGVMRINITDDNEINLFDILFGQE encoded by the coding sequence ATGAATTCAAAAAAAACACGACAAATTGGTTCAGGAGTAATAATCAGTACTGTTTCAGAGGGTAGCGATTCTATCGTGTACCAGACTCTTTTACCTGAGGGGCAGCTTAGAGCAGTTAAGCTTTTCAGGACAAAATCATCACCCTTTAGAGTAGATAAAAAGCTCCTTGAGTCGATCCACCACCCTTTAGTTGTTCCGGTGTTAGGTAGTGGGTTTTATAACGGTTTGCCATTTCTTGAGCAGCAATGGGTAAGTGAGCCTACATTAGCTGAGCTTCTCTCAACCAGAGGTGCATTTCCCCTGGAGGTATGTACTTCAGTGGGGATAATGGTATGTAAGGCTTTGAAGGCTTTACATCAGCTTAATTGTCCTCAGGATGATGCCATTTCATTTATTCATGGAAACCTTAGGCCCTCAAACGTCTTCTTAACTAAAGACGGAACCATACAGGTTACTGATATAGGCTTAAGTACCCCTCTTGCGGGGAAAGAAAAAATTGAAGAAAACGATAACTTTGTTAAGTACTGTTCACCCGAAAAATTAAAGGGAAAAGATTCGGGAGTAAAAGAAGATATCTATTCACTCGGTTGTATCTTGTATGAACTTATTACAGGGCAAGCTGCATTTAGCCAAAAAAAGAGAAAAAGACTACATCGGGCTAAAAGGAAAAATCGCTACAGGCGCCTTAAGCGATATAAATTGAAGTTACCACCACAATTGATTCGACTGGTAGAATCATGCATGTCAAAAAAGGCAAAAAAACGTCCACCAAGTATTGCAAACATTCTTGAAGAATTAAGTGGTATACATCTCAAATTCACCTGTAATTTACCAGAAGATGTAATCGATTATTTTGTAAATGCTACAGAGGGTAGAATAGAGATTGGGGTAAAAAGGGGAAGGGTTTTTAAAGTATTGCTCACCATCGGTATCTCTGTACTCCTTGCGTACTATGGTGTAATGCGCATTAATATCACTGATGATAATGAAATAAATCTGTTTGATATACTTTTTGGACAGGAATAG
- the serC gene encoding 3-phosphoserine/phosphohydroxythreonine transaminase translates to MGRVYNFSAGPSTLPEEVLKTAASELLDYNGTGTSVMEMSHRSSAFMDIITQAEALIRQLMDIPENYKVLFLQGGASTQFAAVPLNLMGKSKKADYINTGMWSKKAIAEAKRYGQINEVATSQDKNFTYIPSLTKDMFDPDAAYVHITTNNTIFGTKYTQLPDTGNVPIVADMSSNILSEKMDVTRFGIIYAGAQKNIGPAGVTVVIIRDDLLDQKLDFTPTMLTYKTHAESGSMYNTPPCYPIYMAKLVFQWLKEAGGVEAIQKINDEKAAILYGFLDDSKLFKATVEPQHRSLMNVPFVLPTDALNATFIKSATEAGLINLKGHRSVGGMRASIYNAMPVEGVKALVEFMRKFEQENS, encoded by the coding sequence ATGGGCAGAGTGTATAATTTTAGTGCAGGACCATCTACACTTCCAGAAGAGGTACTTAAGACGGCTGCATCAGAGTTGCTTGATTATAACGGAACCGGAACATCTGTAATGGAGATGAGCCACCGTTCCTCTGCCTTTATGGATATCATTACCCAGGCAGAAGCACTTATCCGGCAACTCATGGACATTCCTGAAAACTACAAAGTTCTGTTTCTTCAGGGTGGTGCATCAACTCAATTCGCTGCGGTTCCTCTTAACCTTATGGGTAAATCCAAAAAAGCAGATTATATAAACACAGGAATGTGGTCAAAAAAGGCAATCGCTGAAGCTAAAAGATATGGACAGATTAATGAAGTGGCTACATCACAGGATAAGAATTTTACCTACATACCTTCACTTACAAAGGATATGTTCGATCCCGATGCTGCATATGTACATATCACTACCAATAATACTATCTTTGGTACCAAGTACACTCAATTGCCTGATACCGGTAATGTACCGATTGTAGCCGATATGTCTTCAAATATCCTCTCTGAAAAGATGGATGTAACACGCTTTGGTATTATCTACGCAGGGGCACAGAAAAATATCGGCCCGGCAGGTGTTACAGTAGTAATAATACGAGATGATCTGTTGGATCAGAAACTGGATTTTACACCTACTATGCTTACCTACAAAACACACGCTGAGAGTGGTTCAATGTATAATACCCCTCCCTGCTATCCAATCTATATGGCAAAGCTAGTTTTCCAGTGGTTAAAGGAAGCCGGAGGTGTTGAAGCAATACAGAAAATAAATGATGAAAAGGCTGCAATCCTCTACGGTTTTCTGGATGATTCAAAACTGTTTAAGGCCACCGTTGAGCCACAGCACAGATCTCTTATGAATGTACCATTTGTGCTTCCCACGGATGCTCTTAACGCAACATTTATTAAAAGTGCTACAGAAGCCGGCCTGATTAACCTCAAAGGGCACAGATCGGTAGGTGGAATGAGGGCAAGTATCTATAATGCTATGCCGGTTGAGGGGGTAAAAGCTTTGGTGGAATTTATGAGAAAATTTGAACAGGAAAACAGCTAA
- a CDS encoding type 1 glutamine amidotransferase has translation MAVIAILIDDMFEDVEYTTPAKAFREAGHSLVHLGLKKGAEVKGKKEGTVVAIDLETGSADPAAFDALFIPGGYSPDRLRAHKEPVVFARAFMETQKPLFLICHAPQLLISARVLEGRKLTGWKSVAVDIKNAGAEYIDAPVVIDGNMVSSRGPKDLPQFLNTCVEMLSKH, from the coding sequence ATGGCTGTTATTGCTATACTCATTGATGATATGTTTGAAGACGTTGAATACACTACCCCCGCTAAAGCGTTCAGGGAAGCTGGGCATTCGCTGGTTCACCTGGGACTAAAGAAGGGAGCGGAGGTAAAGGGAAAAAAGGAAGGGACCGTTGTGGCAATCGATTTAGAAACCGGATCAGCCGATCCGGCTGCGTTCGATGCTCTGTTTATTCCCGGGGGGTATTCTCCCGATAGGCTCAGGGCTCATAAAGAGCCGGTTGTATTTGCGAGGGCATTTATGGAAACTCAAAAGCCTCTTTTTTTAATTTGCCATGCACCTCAGCTGCTTATTTCAGCTCGAGTGCTTGAAGGGAGAAAACTAACGGGATGGAAATCAGTTGCTGTTGATATAAAAAACGCAGGAGCAGAATATATAGACGCACCTGTTGTTATAGATGGAAATATGGTCTCAAGCAGAGGTCCTAAAGATTTACCACAATTTTTAAATACCTGTGTTGAGATGTTAAGTAAACACTAA
- a CDS encoding transketolase yields MNDALFVGQKAIELSKLVLKMTTSAGSGHPSSALSLAHIVTSLMYICMRWDPDNPWNKSNDRIILSEGHAVPIIYAAAADLNVKVGTKQNNRKLTTKDLDKYRTISSELDGHPNPSSDFPLFDCATGSLGQGLSCACGLASGCKHLGIENYFYTIIGDGEAREGQIWEACDFLVDYKLFNVIPVFNCNGMAQSDPISPQQSIEKLHSKLNAYGFSVETIDGHNCEEVLSALQRAKENRGPSAIVAKTVKGWGVTGLSKENHHGKPLKESQLTDAYKDLDSLLPHPSSPVSVKVGPRVPKGFTPLDYQSQSLPDPDFQLLLKDDPTVLATIEKGILSTRRAYGLALRELGRVDQRVVALDADVKNSTFSEYFAKTFPDRFYECRIAEQNMVSVAAGLAATGLTPFISSFAKFITRAYDQFELAMIAQLPLKMCGSHSGLNVGADGPSQMGLSDLAYMRAFSTVKNKASKPLLTIFNPSCAVCAYKCVELMNQIEGACYLRSIRTDLPILYSPQEEFKPGGAKFLRIGRDLIIISSGFMVHECIKAADKLEHEGIEVTLIDCYSFPVDKQVIRDALQTGSSEIVTVEDNLGNSLGAEIASIVASDTEISAKVTQLHAQQIPPSGSTKEVLRFAGLELMDRWYRKG; encoded by the coding sequence ATGAATGACGCCTTATTTGTTGGGCAAAAGGCAATAGAGTTATCAAAACTTGTGTTAAAAATGACCACAAGCGCAGGTTCAGGCCATCCCTCTTCAGCATTGTCTCTTGCGCACATCGTTACCTCACTTATGTATATTTGTATGCGGTGGGATCCCGATAATCCGTGGAATAAATCAAACGACCGTATCATCTTAAGTGAAGGTCATGCTGTACCTATTATATACGCTGCAGCAGCAGATCTAAATGTCAAAGTAGGAACAAAACAAAATAACAGAAAATTAACTACAAAAGATCTGGATAAATACCGAACTATTTCTTCTGAGTTGGACGGCCACCCTAATCCCTCTTCTGATTTTCCTCTCTTTGACTGTGCAACCGGTTCTCTTGGGCAAGGTCTTTCATGTGCCTGTGGTCTTGCTTCCGGGTGTAAACACTTGGGAATAGAAAACTACTTTTATACGATTATCGGTGATGGAGAAGCACGAGAGGGGCAAATCTGGGAAGCGTGTGATTTTTTGGTAGATTATAAGCTTTTTAACGTTATACCTGTTTTCAATTGTAACGGAATGGCTCAAAGCGACCCAATATCTCCTCAACAATCCATAGAAAAGCTTCATTCGAAGCTAAATGCCTATGGTTTCTCGGTAGAAACTATCGATGGGCACAATTGCGAGGAGGTTCTTTCTGCTCTACAGCGGGCAAAAGAGAATAGAGGTCCCAGTGCCATAGTCGCCAAAACGGTAAAAGGATGGGGGGTTACAGGTTTATCTAAAGAAAATCATCATGGTAAACCATTAAAAGAAAGTCAGCTAACCGATGCCTATAAAGATCTTGATTCACTCCTTCCTCATCCCTCTTCCCCTGTTTCTGTCAAAGTAGGACCCCGGGTACCTAAAGGATTCACCCCTTTAGACTACCAATCGCAAAGCCTTCCAGACCCCGATTTTCAGTTGTTATTAAAAGATGATCCTACTGTGCTTGCAACTATTGAAAAAGGTATTCTTAGCACCAGGCGGGCATACGGTCTTGCACTCAGGGAGCTGGGACGAGTGGACCAACGTGTTGTGGCCCTTGATGCTGACGTAAAAAATTCCACGTTTTCTGAATATTTTGCCAAAACTTTTCCGGACAGGTTTTATGAATGCAGAATAGCAGAGCAAAATATGGTCTCGGTAGCAGCTGGCTTGGCCGCTACAGGGCTGACACCATTCATTTCAAGTTTTGCAAAATTCATAACACGAGCCTATGACCAGTTCGAACTTGCAATGATAGCCCAACTCCCGTTAAAAATGTGTGGTTCACACTCGGGGCTCAACGTAGGTGCAGACGGGCCCAGCCAAATGGGTCTATCTGATCTTGCCTATATGCGCGCATTTAGCACTGTTAAAAATAAGGCTTCAAAACCACTGCTTACTATTTTTAATCCCTCTTGTGCGGTTTGTGCTTATAAATGTGTTGAGTTAATGAATCAAATTGAAGGCGCCTGTTACCTAAGATCCATCAGAACTGATCTGCCTATTCTATACTCACCTCAGGAAGAATTTAAGCCCGGAGGTGCAAAATTTCTACGAATCGGCAGAGATTTGATAATTATCTCCAGTGGTTTTATGGTTCATGAGTGTATCAAAGCAGCAGATAAACTGGAACACGAAGGGATCGAGGTCACACTTATAGATTGTTACAGCTTCCCGGTAGATAAGCAGGTGATACGAGATGCGCTTCAAACTGGCAGCAGCGAAATAGTTACAGTCGAAGACAACCTGGGAAATAGCCTTGGTGCAGAAATAGCCTCTATAGTAGCTTCTGATACAGAGATTAGTGCCAAAGTAACACAACTGCACGCACAGCAAATCCCCCCTTCAGGTTCGACCAAAGAGGTATTGAGGTTTGCAGGACTGGAATTGATGGATAGATGGTACAGAAAAGGGTAA